The Pseudomonadota bacterium DNA segment CGGCGTAGGTCGTCTCGCGGAACCGCTTGACCGCGTAGCCCTTGGGCCGCGCCGCCCAGCTCTGGAGCGTGACCAGGGTCGCGGACCAGATGTGGAGCACCACGCAGATCACGAGGACGCCGCGGAACACCCACAGGAGCCCGCCGAGCCCTTGCAGGAACGCCGCGTACTTGTTGAGCCGCTCGGGGCCCAGGAAGATCTGCAGGTTCCCGAGGACGTGCACCGCGACGAACCCGAAGGTGATGAAGCCGGTGATCGCCATCACCACCTTCTTGCCCACCGCAGTTCTGTAGAACGTCATTTCCGCTGTGGTCATGTGCCCTCTCGCTCGCTGCCGCCGCGCCTGCGAGCCGCGGCGATTCGCTGATTCCGAGGTCACACTAGTCCCTTAAGCTCGTCCGTCAACCCCCCATTTCCCTCGGACGGGGAGGGGGTCGAAGGGGCCTCGCGCGGGTCACTCCCAGGTGCCGTAGCAGCCGCACAAGGTCAACCCGGCGAGGCAGGGGAATTCGTGCTCTTCGAGCGCGGCGGCGACGCAGGCGGCGTCGTCAGGGTCAACCGACGGTGCTGCCGGGATCGCCGCCCGGCCGGTCGAGTCGAAGACGATGTGGAATTCCTCGTCGGCCCACGATCCGCATTCCGCCGCCACGACCAACGCGATGATCTCTTCGAGATCGGTATGCGCCTGTCCCATGTGCCAGTAGTGGAACCCCGAGTAGGTAACGAGGCACTCGGTCGAGACCGATTCGAACGCCGCGGCGGCGTCGGCCAGCCACCACGGTTCGCCGTCGCAGAGCATGAAGCCGCCCCACCAGCAGTCCTCGAGGTACACCGAGAGCTCGGGATCGCCCTGGGGGGCGGCGCCGACGGTTCCGGAGAAGCACGCGTCCGCTCCGGCGAGCGCGTCCTCGATCGCGGCCTCGGCGGCCTCCGCCTCGTCGTAGGAGCAGTCCGAGTCGCATTCTCCAGCGGGGAGATCGGGCGGTGGGCCGGAGCCCTCGCCCGCCCGGCGAACGCAGCGAACGCTCTTCAACCAGACATCGTCCACGGGCGCCGGGGACACGCGCCCATATTCGAAATTGACCGTCCACGCGACCGGTATCTTCCACGACGCGTCGATCGAGGTGGTCCAGTACGTCCTGGAATAGTAATCGTTATCGTCGAGCGCGGGATCCAGGTACAGGCCGTCCGCGCCCGGACCGCAGCGGAACCCGCACCCGTCGCAGCTCCCGTCCAGCTCCGAGGTCGAGCTGCCTTCGGTGATCCCGCACGCGCCGCCGGGCGCCGTCGCCTCGCAGCCGCGGATCAGGCCGCGCAGCTCGTCCACGGACGGCAGGCGCCAGTCGGTCTCGCCGCCGTCGTCCAGCCCCTCGCATCGCTCCCGGG contains these protein-coding regions:
- a CDS encoding DUF1566 domain-containing protein, coding for MGRDALTLAAAAIVAGALSGCGRGGAAGPADGGACASWGAPGCAEGWYDCATGLCWQNPSTCHAEEDLSDARERCEGLDDGGETDWRLPSVDELRGLIRGCEATAPGGACGITEGSSTSELDGSCDGCGFRCGPGADGLYLDPALDDNDYYSRTYWTTSIDASWKIPVAWTVNFEYGRVSPAPVDDVWLKSVRCVRRAGEGSGPPPDLPAGECDSDCSYDEAEAAEAAIEDALAGADACFSGTVGAAPQGDPELSVYLEDCWWGGFMLCDGEPWWLADAAAAFESVSTECLVTYSGFHYWHMGQAHTDLEEIIALVVAAECGSWADEEFHIVFDSTGRAAIPAAPSVDPDDAACVAAALEEHEFPCLAGLTLCGCYGTWE